A single window of Marinobacter sp. LA51 DNA harbors:
- a CDS encoding cold shock domain-containing protein gives MPRGKVKWFNNAKGYGFIIEDGCSDDLFAHFSSVQMDGYKTLKAGQPVTFDKKPSDKGVHAINIVPDAQPQKATQELADASAGAKTDDPDPGRSDFPSRAANA, from the coding sequence ATGCCAAGAGGCAAGGTTAAGTGGTTCAACAATGCCAAAGGATACGGCTTTATCATTGAGGACGGCTGCAGTGACGATCTGTTTGCCCACTTTTCATCGGTCCAAATGGATGGCTACAAAACACTGAAAGCCGGCCAGCCCGTCACCTTTGACAAAAAACCCAGCGATAAAGGCGTCCACGCCATCAATATTGTCCCCGATGCACAGCCCCAGAAAGCGACACAAGAGCTTGCTGACGCATCGGCGGGAGCCAAAACTGATGACCCGGACCCAGGTCGGAGCGATTTCCCGTCGCGTGCAGCGAACGCCTGA
- the purB gene encoding adenylosuccinate lyase, translated as MELTALTAISPVDGRYGSKVSVFRDIFSEYGLIRNRVTVEIRWLQKLAAHPGVTEVPAFSAEANAFLDKLVSEFNLEDAQRIKDIERTTNHDVKAVEYFIKEQIAEFPELHAVTEFVHFACTSEDINNLSHALMLREGLDHGLLPAMDRVVDKLGELSQEHAEQPMLSRTHGQTASPTTVGKEFANVVHRLRRQVKQIRAVELLGKINGAVGNYNAHLSAYPEIDWAANAREFIESLGLDWNPYTTQIEPHDYIAELYDAVARFNTIVIDLDRDIWGYISLGYFKQKTVEGEVGSSTMPHKVNPIDFENSEGNLGIANALLNHLAAKLPISRWQRDLTDSTVLRNLGVGFAHSLIAYEATLKGLGKLEINPARLDEDLDHAWEVLAEPIQTVMRRYNIEKPYEKLKALTRGKAMTPEVIQNFVQSLDIPEAAKHELMALTPGGYIGNAVDQARDI; from the coding sequence ATGGAACTCACCGCCCTGACCGCCATTTCCCCGGTCGATGGACGCTACGGCAGCAAAGTCAGCGTCTTCCGAGACATTTTCAGTGAGTATGGCCTGATCAGGAACCGGGTAACCGTCGAGATCCGCTGGCTCCAGAAACTGGCAGCGCACCCGGGTGTTACCGAAGTTCCGGCGTTCTCCGCCGAAGCCAATGCGTTTCTGGACAAGCTGGTCAGCGAGTTCAACCTCGAAGATGCCCAGCGCATCAAGGACATCGAGCGCACCACCAATCACGACGTCAAAGCCGTCGAGTACTTCATCAAGGAACAGATTGCTGAATTCCCTGAACTGCACGCGGTGACAGAGTTTGTTCACTTCGCCTGCACCTCAGAGGACATCAACAACCTGTCCCACGCACTGATGCTGCGCGAAGGCCTTGATCATGGCCTGCTGCCCGCCATGGATCGGGTTGTGGACAAGCTGGGCGAACTGTCGCAGGAACACGCTGAGCAACCGATGCTGTCCCGCACCCACGGTCAAACAGCCTCGCCGACCACCGTTGGCAAAGAATTCGCAAACGTAGTGCACCGCCTGCGTCGCCAGGTAAAGCAGATCCGCGCCGTCGAACTGCTGGGCAAGATCAACGGTGCTGTCGGCAACTACAACGCCCACTTGTCAGCCTACCCAGAGATTGACTGGGCCGCCAACGCCCGTGAATTTATTGAAAGCCTGGGCCTGGACTGGAACCCGTACACCACCCAGATCGAACCCCACGATTACATCGCCGAGCTGTACGATGCGGTCGCGCGCTTTAACACTATTGTGATCGATCTGGACCGTGATATCTGGGGCTATATTTCCCTGGGCTACTTCAAGCAGAAGACCGTGGAAGGCGAAGTGGGCTCCTCCACTATGCCGCACAAGGTTAACCCTATCGATTTCGAGAACTCCGAGGGCAACTTGGGCATTGCCAACGCACTGCTCAACCACCTCGCTGCCAAGCTGCCGATTTCCCGCTGGCAGCGAGATCTGACCGATTCCACCGTGCTGCGGAATCTGGGTGTTGGCTTTGCCCACAGCCTGATTGCGTACGAAGCAACGCTGAAAGGACTGGGCAAGCTGGAAATCAACCCGGCCCGCCTGGACGAGGATCTGGATCATGCCTGGGAAGTTCTGGCCGAACCGATTCAGACCGTGATGCGCCGGTACAACATCGAAAAGCCTTACGAAAAACTCAAGGCCCTGACCCGCGGCAAGGCTATGACGCCGGAAGTCATCCAGAACTTTGTTCAGTCCCTGGATATTCCCGAGGCCGCCAAGCACGAGCTGATGGCGCTGACACCGGGCGGTTATATTGGCAACGCTGTCGATCAGGCACGCGACATCTGA
- a CDS encoding GNAT family N-acetyltransferase, whose translation MRVKFRKYSWQLAPGHIHDIRQCVFIDEQKVPPELEWDDTDEIADHYLAVLPDNTPVGTARLFSTLGETAHIGRMAILPGFRGRGVGEALLRHLITEAACDYHEIRLSAQEYAIPFYQRSGFHVCSDRYDDAGISHVDMRCLAPALLAEALEQKSAPMILGEDSDTWLFSDENRMLDLIDSVAGQSRQRLWLYDHVLEHNLYDRHRFQELISALARRHRLSEVRLLIHDDSPLVKRRHKLVELMRRLPSRIELRLVSQDYPVEDQPFMLADRDGLLYRHDFSKPEGYAKFSDPGRVKLLAENFQRMWDAGRSSLELRELPL comes from the coding sequence ATGAGAGTGAAATTCAGGAAATACAGCTGGCAACTGGCTCCGGGTCATATCCATGATATCCGCCAATGTGTGTTTATTGACGAACAAAAGGTGCCACCGGAGCTGGAGTGGGACGATACCGACGAGATTGCCGACCACTACCTCGCGGTGCTGCCGGATAACACGCCCGTAGGCACGGCGCGGCTATTTTCCACCCTTGGCGAAACTGCGCACATCGGCCGCATGGCAATTCTTCCCGGGTTCCGTGGCCGCGGCGTTGGCGAGGCGCTGCTGCGCCACCTGATTACCGAAGCCGCCTGTGACTACCACGAGATCCGGCTCTCGGCGCAGGAATACGCCATTCCCTTCTACCAGCGCTCCGGTTTTCATGTCTGCTCTGATCGCTACGACGACGCCGGCATCAGCCATGTCGATATGCGTTGCCTGGCGCCCGCCTTGCTCGCCGAAGCACTGGAACAAAAATCGGCGCCGATGATTCTCGGCGAAGACTCCGACACCTGGCTGTTCTCCGACGAGAATCGCATGCTCGACCTGATCGATTCCGTGGCCGGCCAATCCAGACAGCGGCTCTGGCTTTACGATCACGTACTTGAGCACAACCTCTATGACCGTCATCGTTTTCAAGAACTGATCTCCGCCCTCGCCCGCCGGCACCGGCTCAGCGAAGTGCGATTGCTGATCCACGATGACAGCCCGCTGGTAAAGCGCCGACATAAGCTGGTGGAACTGATGCGACGCCTACCAAGCCGTATTGAACTGAGGCTGGTAAGCCAGGACTATCCGGTGGAAGACCAGCCATTCATGCTGGCCGACCGTGACGGGCTGCTCTATCGGCATGACTTCTCCAAACCGGAGGGCTACGCCAAATTCTCCGACCCCGGCCGGGTCAAACTGCTGGCCGAGAATTTCCAGCGCATGTGGGATGCAGGTCGAAGCTCCCTGGAGCTGAGAGAGTTACCGCTCTGA
- the hflD gene encoding high frequency lysogenization protein HflD produces MSRSLNDQTLALAGVCQAANLVQQLAHNGQCSETSLETCIRSLFATDPASTLDVYGGDLADIREGLVTLSSVLSQQSKQQDIEVLRYVLNLIQLEAKLNRNPEMLDAIGSRIDQARHTASHFGYTHSNLISNLASVYADTISTFRLRIQVSGNPSVLQREENAAKVRALLLAGIRSAVLWRQSGGRRWQLIFNRKKVIEHARQLADKANSPL; encoded by the coding sequence ATGAGTCGGTCCCTCAATGATCAGACGCTCGCCCTGGCAGGTGTATGCCAGGCCGCCAACCTGGTTCAGCAACTTGCCCACAATGGCCAGTGCTCGGAGACCAGTCTGGAAACCTGCATCCGCTCGCTGTTCGCCACCGATCCGGCCTCAACCCTGGACGTCTATGGCGGCGATCTCGCAGACATTCGCGAGGGACTGGTTACACTCTCATCGGTGCTGAGCCAGCAAAGCAAGCAACAGGACATTGAGGTACTGCGGTACGTGCTCAACCTGATCCAGCTGGAAGCTAAACTCAATCGCAACCCGGAAATGCTGGACGCCATTGGCTCCCGCATTGATCAGGCTCGCCACACGGCCAGCCACTTTGGCTATACCCACAGCAACCTGATTAGCAATCTCGCCTCAGTTTACGCCGATACCATAAGCACCTTTCGGTTACGCATACAGGTGAGCGGCAATCCCAGCGTCCTGCAGCGCGAGGAAAACGCAGCCAAAGTGCGCGCCCTGCTGCTTGCGGGCATCCGTTCTGCAGTTCTATGGCGCCAATCAGGCGGCCGACGCTGGCAGCTGATTTTCAATCGCAAGAAAGTCATCGAGCACGCCCGGCAACTGGCCGACAAAGCTAACAGTCCACTGTAG
- a CDS encoding LysR family transcriptional regulator, with translation MDISRVDLNLLVYLDVLLRERNVTKAANHLGITQPAMSNGLRRLRDLFGDPLLIRTSEGMTATERGRELQPLVRGILSDIEQAVQEKTPFSALESQRVFRIMASDYAESCLMPRVLRRIRQEAPHVTLDVLTPSDVSFLDVEQGRLDMAINRFDKIPQSFHQKTLWTEYFACLMNARNPILKAPFTLDTYLDASHIWVSKTGFGVGVGVNPKDVQRLGWVDEALSRMGRKRQISVFTRHYQVAMLLAEQHDLIATLPSRAAWLQKDNSNLVVKVPPFEIPPFELKMAWSPLLQHNSDHQWLRKLIAEVASEVDQEFAPFGAQFESAESPQAHHSER, from the coding sequence ATGGATATTTCCCGCGTTGACCTGAACCTGCTTGTGTACCTGGACGTTCTGTTGCGGGAGCGAAACGTCACCAAGGCTGCCAACCACCTGGGCATCACCCAGCCGGCGATGAGCAACGGTCTGCGCCGCTTGCGAGATCTGTTCGGTGATCCCTTGCTGATCAGGACCAGTGAGGGCATGACCGCCACCGAGCGAGGCCGTGAGCTGCAACCCCTGGTGCGTGGAATCCTTTCGGATATTGAACAGGCGGTGCAGGAGAAAACTCCATTTTCGGCGCTGGAAAGCCAGCGAGTCTTCCGTATTATGGCCAGTGATTACGCCGAGTCCTGCCTGATGCCCCGGGTGTTACGTCGGATTCGCCAGGAAGCCCCGCACGTTACCCTGGATGTACTGACCCCCAGTGACGTCAGCTTTCTGGACGTGGAGCAGGGCCGGCTAGACATGGCGATCAACCGGTTCGACAAAATTCCCCAGTCGTTTCACCAGAAAACCCTGTGGACCGAGTATTTCGCCTGTCTGATGAACGCCCGCAATCCGATTCTGAAGGCGCCGTTTACGCTTGATACCTATCTGGATGCGAGCCACATCTGGGTCAGCAAAACCGGTTTTGGAGTCGGTGTCGGGGTCAATCCCAAAGATGTGCAGCGCTTGGGTTGGGTTGATGAGGCGCTTTCGCGCATGGGCCGTAAACGCCAGATCTCGGTGTTTACCCGGCATTATCAGGTGGCGATGCTGTTGGCCGAGCAGCACGACCTGATCGCCACGCTGCCGTCGCGGGCGGCATGGCTGCAGAAGGATAATTCGAATCTGGTGGTAAAGGTGCCACCTTTCGAGATTCCGCCATTTGAGCTGAAAATGGCGTGGAGCCCGCTGCTCCAGCACAACTCGGATCACCAGTGGTTACGTAAGCTGATTGCGGAAGTGGCCAGTGAAGTAGATCAGGAGTTCGCGCCATTTGGTGCCCAGTTCGAGTCTGCCGAAAGCCCCCAGGCCCATCACTCAGAGCGGTAA
- a CDS encoding pseudouridine synthase, with protein MANLILFNKPFRVLSQFTDDRRDSEKPVRATLADWIQIPDVYPAGRLDYDSEGLLLLTGEGALQHRIASPTAKMPKTYWVQVEGDITNDALSQLERGVRLKDGNTAPAKARLLDQPVIWPRTPPVRYRESVPTSWLELTITEGRNRQVRRMTAAVGFPTLRLIRYRIGDWTLDGLLPGQHRAITVHVPTPSPRRNRAGRRQPGKTHSSRSRK; from the coding sequence ATGGCCAACCTGATCCTCTTCAACAAACCCTTTCGCGTACTCAGCCAGTTCACCGACGATCGCCGCGACAGCGAAAAACCGGTCAGGGCGACCCTGGCGGACTGGATTCAGATACCCGATGTCTATCCGGCCGGCCGGCTCGACTACGACTCCGAGGGCCTGCTTTTACTGACCGGTGAAGGCGCCCTGCAGCATCGCATTGCCTCACCCACGGCCAAAATGCCCAAAACTTACTGGGTACAGGTGGAAGGTGACATAACCAATGACGCTCTCTCCCAACTGGAGCGTGGCGTCCGCCTCAAGGATGGCAACACGGCACCGGCAAAGGCCCGACTACTCGACCAGCCGGTGATTTGGCCCAGGACACCGCCTGTCAGGTACCGGGAATCGGTGCCCACCAGCTGGCTGGAGCTGACCATTACCGAGGGCCGGAACCGTCAGGTACGGCGAATGACCGCCGCAGTCGGCTTCCCAACCCTCCGACTGATCCGCTACCGTATAGGTGACTGGACACTGGATGGGTTGCTGCCGGGCCAACACCGCGCAATCACTGTCCATGTACCTACGCCGTCCCCGCGACGAAACCGCGCAGGGCGCCGGCAACCGGGCAAAACTCACAGCAGCAGGAGCCGAAAATAG
- a CDS encoding NUDIX hydrolase, whose amino-acid sequence MTWTPHATVAVIVEDQEGRFLVVEETSGGRVVFNQPAGHVEEDEAILDAVKRETLEETGWVVEPEHFLGVYTYKAPANGVTYYRFCYSAKALEQVSEELDTGIIAAHWLLLEDIRSLKDQLRSPLVLECIEDYRNGRRYPLDVIVDAQT is encoded by the coding sequence ATGACCTGGACCCCACACGCCACCGTCGCCGTGATCGTTGAAGACCAGGAAGGCCGATTTCTGGTGGTCGAAGAAACCAGCGGCGGCCGCGTTGTCTTCAATCAGCCAGCGGGCCATGTCGAGGAAGACGAGGCCATTCTGGATGCGGTCAAGCGTGAAACCCTGGAAGAAACCGGCTGGGTGGTTGAGCCAGAGCATTTCCTTGGCGTTTACACCTATAAGGCGCCTGCCAATGGCGTCACCTACTACCGCTTCTGCTACTCAGCCAAAGCTTTGGAGCAGGTCAGCGAGGAACTCGATACCGGTATCATTGCCGCGCACTGGCTGTTACTGGAGGACATCCGTAGCTTGAAAGACCAACTCCGCAGTCCGCTAGTGCTCGAATGTATAGAAGATTACCGAAATGGCCGGCGCTACCCACTCGATGTCATCGTCGACGCACAGACGTAA
- the mnmA gene encoding tRNA 2-thiouridine(34) synthase MnmA — MTHASETPPAANTRVIVGMSGGVDSSVAAWLLKDQGYQVEGLFMKNWDEDDGTEYCTAMTDLADAQAVADNIGIKLHTASFAAEYWDRVFEHFLSEYTAGRTPNPDILCNKEVKFRAFLDYAVTLGADYIATGHYTRQRPLSEESGRAQLLKGLDTNKDQSYFLHAVSGERIARTLFPVGELEKPEVRRIAEAQGFVTHDKKDSTGICFIGERKFTDFLKQYLPAQPGDIETPDGKVIGRHQGLMYHTIGQRQGLGIGGLSEFGDEPWYVAEKDLTRNVLIAVQGKHHPLLFSRGLVSGPIDWVAGEPLAAQFRCKAKTRYRQPDQDCEVLVLRGGVKVVFDDAQRAVTPGQSVVFYDGEVCLGGGVIEETWRDGEDLPARLSEQPQKELGA, encoded by the coding sequence ATGACACACGCATCCGAAACACCTCCCGCAGCAAATACCCGAGTGATCGTCGGCATGTCCGGCGGCGTCGATTCTTCTGTCGCCGCCTGGTTACTAAAAGACCAGGGCTATCAGGTCGAAGGCCTGTTCATGAAGAACTGGGATGAAGACGATGGCACCGAGTACTGCACAGCGATGACCGACTTGGCCGACGCGCAGGCAGTTGCCGACAACATCGGCATCAAGCTTCACACTGCCAGTTTTGCTGCCGAGTACTGGGACCGTGTGTTTGAGCACTTCCTGTCGGAATACACCGCTGGTCGCACCCCCAACCCGGACATCCTGTGCAACAAAGAGGTGAAGTTTCGGGCGTTTCTCGATTACGCGGTCACCCTGGGTGCCGACTATATCGCCACCGGCCATTACACCCGCCAGCGCCCGCTATCGGAAGAATCCGGCCGAGCCCAGCTGCTGAAAGGCCTGGATACCAATAAAGACCAGAGCTACTTCCTGCACGCCGTGTCGGGTGAACGCATCGCCCGGACCCTGTTCCCGGTAGGCGAACTCGAGAAACCCGAAGTTCGGCGAATCGCAGAAGCCCAGGGCTTTGTCACCCATGACAAAAAAGACTCCACCGGCATTTGCTTCATCGGCGAACGCAAGTTTACCGACTTTCTCAAGCAGTACCTGCCAGCACAACCGGGTGACATCGAGACACCGGACGGCAAGGTTATCGGTCGTCACCAGGGCCTGATGTACCACACCATCGGCCAACGCCAGGGCCTGGGCATTGGTGGCCTCAGCGAGTTCGGCGATGAGCCCTGGTACGTCGCCGAAAAAGACCTCACCCGCAACGTCCTCATTGCCGTTCAGGGTAAACACCACCCGCTGCTGTTTTCGCGCGGACTGGTGTCCGGGCCAATCGACTGGGTCGCTGGCGAACCACTGGCCGCCCAGTTCCGCTGCAAGGCCAAAACCCGCTACCGTCAGCCGGACCAGGACTGCGAGGTCCTGGTGCTCCGTGGCGGCGTCAAGGTGGTCTTTGACGACGCCCAGCGAGCGGTCACCCCTGGCCAGTCCGTGGTTTTTTACGATGGCGAGGTTTGCCTCGGCGGTGGCGTGATCGAAGAAACCTGGCGTGATGGTGAAGACCTGCCGGCCCGCCTTTCCGAACAACCTCAAAAGGAACTGGGCGCATGA
- a CDS encoding cupin domain-containing protein: protein MDMLGGLTASEFLRDYWQKKPLVIRQAFPGLTSPVSPDELAGLACEEGVESRIVLENDNGKPWQLQNGPFTPERFSELPEQDWTLLVQGLDHWVPEVADLLEHFRFVPNWRLDDIMASYAPKGGSVGPHYDQYDVFLLQAQGERHWTFGGHCDQTSPRVEGTPLRILSSWDSEETVTLAPGDMLYLPPGVGHHGVAVDDCITLSIGFRAPTVDDVLTGFTDFLCSQADASEHLGDPDLQVQDNPGTIQPAVIDTLDDLLREKLGDRRKLSLWFGQYATAPKSMDIVVPAEEPASPEELAAAIQSGEQLRWNEGSRFAYYDFDDDTALFVDGEQYLLKGDARPMAPLLCAGAYIDADRLAQFTNDEALLGLLCTLYNQGSVYFE, encoded by the coding sequence ATGGATATGCTCGGTGGGCTGACCGCCTCTGAATTTCTGCGGGATTACTGGCAGAAAAAGCCGCTGGTCATCCGCCAGGCGTTTCCGGGACTGACCTCTCCGGTCAGTCCCGACGAACTGGCTGGTCTGGCCTGCGAAGAGGGCGTGGAATCCCGCATTGTTCTGGAAAATGACAATGGCAAGCCCTGGCAGCTACAAAACGGCCCGTTCACACCGGAACGCTTCAGCGAGCTCCCGGAACAGGATTGGACCCTGCTGGTGCAGGGGCTCGATCATTGGGTTCCCGAGGTGGCAGATCTGTTGGAGCACTTCCGGTTCGTGCCCAACTGGCGCCTTGATGACATCATGGCCAGTTACGCTCCCAAGGGCGGCAGCGTAGGCCCGCACTACGATCAGTACGATGTTTTCCTGCTGCAAGCCCAGGGTGAACGCCACTGGACCTTCGGTGGACACTGCGACCAGACGTCGCCACGGGTAGAAGGAACGCCACTGCGCATCCTCAGCAGCTGGGATAGTGAGGAAACCGTCACCCTGGCACCGGGCGACATGCTTTACCTGCCCCCGGGCGTTGGCCACCACGGGGTTGCCGTCGACGACTGCATCACCCTGTCCATTGGCTTCCGGGCCCCCACTGTTGATGACGTGCTGACCGGCTTCACCGACTTCCTGTGCAGCCAGGCCGACGCCAGCGAGCACCTGGGCGATCCGGACCTTCAGGTTCAGGACAATCCCGGCACCATCCAGCCCGCCGTGATCGACACCCTGGACGACCTGCTACGCGAGAAACTGGGAGATCGTCGAAAGCTCTCACTCTGGTTCGGCCAGTACGCCACCGCGCCAAAGAGCATGGACATTGTCGTTCCCGCCGAGGAGCCGGCGTCACCCGAAGAACTGGCCGCGGCCATTCAGTCCGGAGAACAGCTGCGCTGGAACGAGGGCTCCCGCTTTGCGTATTACGATTTCGACGACGACACCGCGCTGTTCGTGGATGGCGAACAGTATCTGCTGAAAGGTGACGCCCGCCCCATGGCCCCCCTGCTCTGTGCCGGCGCCTACATTGATGCCGATCGTCTGGCCCAATTCACCAATGACGAAGCCCTGCTCGGACTGCTGTGCACGTTGTATAATCAGGGATCGGTCTACTTCGAATAG